CTCTTCTCACCACgatgtcttcttcttttttaagcCACACCATAGCTCGTCTTTCACCTGAGCACAAATTTGACGTAGTTGCTGTGTTATTTTGTAGAATCAAGTTGACATCATGATCGACTTTCTTCATAAATGCGTTTAAGCATGAGTTGTTACTCAGTGGGAAGAAGGTTGATTTTCGTTTAAAGTAGGATAGGGGCTGTGAAGGGTCCGTGGATGAAGTGGTACAGGGCGAGGGGTGTGTGTGGTaccatgtttttaaatgtaggtTGCGGTAGAATTTATAGAGCTCTATTCTAGTTTGAAAACTATTGGTTATGTGAGTAGGTGCAAAAGATAATCCCCTTGATAGGAGTTTTTGACAGTCTGGTGGGAGAGGAACATTCGATATATTGATTACCgtttgtggtggtggtggtaatTTTGATGGGGCTGTCGAGGTCTCAGctgtcgttttcctcctccCCCGTCTGCCCCGCCGTGTTTTCTTCCTGCGCCACTGTGAGGTGTCCGGGTTTTGTCTAAAAAATGAGAAGAACCAGCCAGACTTGTGTCAGAGCGGTCCTCGTCCTCACTTGTGGTGCTGCCCGGTAAGCTGAATGAGACTGTACGGCCGCGTCTCGGTGGTCCCCGGGTGTGCCGGCGCTGCCAAGAATAGATGGCTCCTTCATCAtaatcttttttgtctctttgaaacTTATTCATTTTTGTACTTGTGATGGTCTTTGTCAGCTCACGTATGTCGtcgtttattttactttcagtgATAGCTGCTTCCTCCTTCTGTTGTTGTGTCACGTTGACAAGTGACAACTTCCGTTTTACTTCCGGTATCTTCTGTTTGATTTCTTCTCTTTGATTTTTTGCCTCATCAATCAGTAATAGCATCAGGTCAAAAGAGCATTTATTTAGTACGGACtcccatttttgtttaaattcaagGTTATCTTGTCCAAAGGATGGAAATTTATTTATCCGGAGCCCACGAGGTATGATGTTCTGCCGCCAGTAGTCGGATAGCGTTATTGCATGTAACtccagtttcttttctttctcaagAAGTCTTTTAAGTTCATTGTAAGAAGGTAGTTCAGGTGAGCCTGGGTTTTCCATGCAGAATAAAGAGTCTTGTACAATAATATTGCGTCCTTCCTCTTGggtaaaaaataatgtgttctTAGATGGCTGTGTCATCTTGTGATCCAATAACGTCCAGGGTAAATTGAACGGAGCAACTCAACAAAAAACACCACGGCCCAGTGGTGGGTGAAGTAGAACTTTGCAAAAAAAGGGAGGATTGTTGAGTGCTGCTTATGGCTCCAAAACAGGTGTGAACAATGGGTAAAAAGCAGGTGCTCTACAAGGACCAGGCCCGCGGatgaatagaaatacagaaaaaacttgctgaagcagtaactgtgacttgaactgaagcaagaaaagtcCGAGGCACTCTGTACTTACTCAATTAAAAGTCCTTTATTAGCTACATGGACACCACCAACATGTTTCGACACCAAGTCTTCGTCAGGgcaacatttgtaaatgaactgaacagcaggaagtctacttttaaaaaacacttaacaggaagtcacatgatcgtgtgtggtcatgtgactccacCCAAGTATTCATGTGACTCCATACTTGGgtggagtcacatgaccacacacgatcatgtgacttcctgttaagtgttttttaaaagtagacttcctgctgttcagttcatttacaaatgttgcCCTGACGAAGACTTGGTGTCGAAACATGTTGGTGGTGTCCATGTAGCTAATAAAGGACTTTTAATTGAGTAAGTACAGAGTGCCTCGgacttttcttgcttcagttcaagtcacagttactgcttcagcaagttttttctgtatttctattcatCCGCGGGCCTGGTCCTTGTAGAGCACCTGCTTTTTACCCATTGTTCACACCTGTTTTGGAGCCATAAGCAGCACTCAACAATCCTCCCTTTTTTTGCAAAGTTCTACTTCACCCACCACTGGGCCGTGGTGTTTTTTGTTGAGTTGCTCCGTTCAATTTACCCTGGACGTTATTGGATCACAAGATGACACAGCCATCTAagaacacattattttttaccCAAGAGGAAGGACGCAATATTATTGTACAAGACTCTTTATTCTGCATGGAAAACCCAGGCTCACCTGAACTACCTTCTTACAATGAACTTAAAAGACTTcttgagaaagaaaagaaactggaGTTACATGCAATAACGCTATCCGACTACTGGCGGCAGAACATCATACCTCGTGGGCTCCGGATAAATAAATTTCCATCCTTTGGACAAGATAACcttgaatttaaacaaaaatgggaGTCCGTACTAAATAAATGCTCTTTTGACCTGATGCTATTACTGATTGATGAGGCAAAAAATCAAAGAGAAGAAATCAAACAGAAGATACCGGAAGTAAAACGGAAGTTGTCACTTGTCAACGTGACACAACAACAGAAGGAGGAAGCAGCTATcactgaaagtaaaataaacgaCGACATACGTGAGCTGACAAAGACCATCACAAGTACAAAAATGAATAAgtttcaaagagacaaaaaagattaTGATGAAGGAGCCATCTATTCTTGGCAGCGCCGGCACACCCGGGGACCACCGAGACGCGGCCGTACAGTCTCATTCAGCTTACCGGGCAGCACCACAAGTGAGGACGAGGACCGCTCTGACACAAGTCTGGCTGGTTCTTCTCATTTTTTAGACAAAACCCGGACACCTCACAGTGGCGCAGGAAGAAAACACGGCGGGGCAGACGGGggaggaggaaaacgacagCTGAGACCTCGACAGCCCCATCAAAattaccaccaccaccacaaacGGTAATCAATATATCGAATGTTCCTCTCCCACCAGACTGTCAAAAACTCCTATCAAGGGGATTATCTTTTGCACCTACTCACATAACCAATAGTTTTCAAACTAGAATAGAGCTCTATAAATTCTACCGCAacctacatttaaaaacatggtACCACACACACCCCTCGCCCTGTACCACTTCATCCACGGACCCTTCACAGCCCCTATCCTACTTTAAACGAAAATCAACCTTCTTCCCACTGAGTAACAACTCATGCTTAAACGCATTTATGAAGAAAGTCGATCATGATGTCAACTTGATTCTACAAAATAACACAGCAACTACGTCAAATTTGTGCTCAGGTGAAAGACGAGCTATGGTGTGgcttaaaaaagaagaagacatcGTGGTGAGAAGAGCGGATAAAGGGGGAGCTACAGTAATATGGGGTAAGAATGATTACATCATGGAAGcccaaaaacaattaaacaatagACAGTATTATGTGCCACTCAAATCGAACCCCACTGAGAACATAAAAAGAGAcctttttgcaattttgaaCCCTGCACTGGAAAATAAGTGGATTAACAAGAATGAATTTga
This DNA window, taken from Amphiprion ocellaris isolate individual 3 ecotype Okinawa chromosome 11, ASM2253959v1, whole genome shotgun sequence, encodes the following:
- the LOC111584630 gene encoding uncharacterized protein LOC111584630 isoform X5, translated to MTQPSKNTLFFTQEEGRNIIVQDSLFCMENPGSPELPSYNELKRLLEKEKKLELHAITLSDYWRQNIIPRGLRINKFPSFGQDNLEFKQKWESVLNKCSFDLMLLLIDEAKNQREEIKQKIPEVKRKLSLVNVTQQQKEEAAITESKINDDIRELTKTITSTKMNKFQRDKKDYDEGAIYSWQRRHTRGPPRRGRTVSFSLPGSTTSEDEDRSDTSLAGSSHFLDKTRTPHSGAGRKHGGADGGGGKRQLRPRQPHQNYHHHHKRIVSTNKPRGLPWGLHTPPTMRDYFWGYGKRGMCTALKTPSNSSSNTMVVTLMTFSSFLLVQQNNFKNFINI